The following are encoded in a window of Flavobacterium psychrotrophum genomic DNA:
- the serC gene encoding 3-phosphoserine/phosphohydroxythreonine transaminase gives MKKHNFSAGPSILPQEVFEKSAQAILDFNGSGLSILEISHRSKDFVAVMEDARALALELLGLTGKGYQAIFLSGGASLEFIRVPYNLLKEGGKAAYLDTGTWASAAIKEAKKFGTTEVVASSKAENYNHIPTGYTIPADADYFHCTSNNTIFGTQMQDFPETDVPLVCDMSSDIFSRELDFSKFGIIYAGAQKNMGPAGTALIVIKEELLGKTGRSIPSLLDYQQHIDKESMYNTPAVFPVYAVYLTLQWLKGQGGIKGIEAKNNEKAALLYDEIDRNPLFVGTAKNEDRSKMNVCFLLKDEAHAEQFDKLWKAAGISGLPGHRSVGGYRASIYNAMPIESVQVLVDVMQELEKSVQ, from the coding sequence ATGAAAAAACACAACTTTAGCGCAGGACCATCTATCCTGCCACAAGAAGTATTCGAAAAATCAGCACAAGCCATATTAGACTTTAACGGTTCCGGGCTATCAATACTGGAAATATCGCACCGCAGCAAAGATTTTGTTGCCGTGATGGAAGATGCCCGTGCCCTGGCCCTTGAACTTCTTGGCCTTACCGGCAAAGGCTACCAGGCTATATTCTTATCGGGCGGTGCAAGCCTTGAGTTTATCAGAGTACCTTATAACCTGCTTAAAGAGGGTGGCAAAGCTGCCTATCTTGATACAGGAACATGGGCTTCGGCGGCTATAAAAGAAGCGAAGAAATTTGGTACTACCGAAGTTGTGGCTTCATCAAAAGCAGAAAACTATAACCATATCCCTACCGGATATACCATACCTGCCGATGCAGATTATTTTCACTGCACCAGCAACAACACCATTTTTGGCACGCAGATGCAGGATTTCCCTGAAACAGATGTGCCACTGGTATGCGACATGAGTTCGGATATTTTTTCGCGCGAGCTCGATTTTTCTAAATTCGGAATCATCTATGCCGGAGCGCAAAAAAACATGGGCCCTGCGGGTACCGCACTGATAGTAATCAAGGAAGAACTGCTGGGCAAAACAGGCCGTAGTATTCCGTCGTTATTAGATTACCAGCAGCATATTGATAAAGAAAGTATGTACAATACCCCGGCGGTATTTCCTGTATATGCGGTATACCTTACCCTGCAATGGCTTAAAGGCCAGGGTGGCATAAAAGGTATCGAAGCTAAAAACAACGAAAAAGCAGCATTACTTTATGACGAAATAGACCGTAACCCATTATTTGTGGGTACTGCAAAAAACGAAGACCGTTCTAAAATGAACGTATGCTTCTTATTAAAAGACGAAGCACACGCAGAGCAGTTCGACAAACTGTGGAAGGCAGCAGGCATTAGCGGGCTACCGGGTCACAGGTCGGTTGGCGGTTACAGGGCTTCTATTTACAATGCCATGCCTATAGAAAGCGTTCAGGTACTTGTAGATGTTATGCAGGAGCTTGAGAAAAGTGTTCAGTAA
- a CDS encoding acyl-CoA reductase — MTLTETKKAFAQLGDFLGQFSLENSQPKENVLFNDIFYNDFLDLIQLSQSHNRWFTPEQVYFAIDQWAQALTQSNLDNWLAGYNLEAVQPKTVGLILAGNIPLVGFHDFLSVIVAGHKVLVKLSSNDKYLLPFLAKYLIAVAPQLAEQITFTEGKLEGFDAVIATGSNNTARYFEYYFKDKPSIIRKNRNSVAVLTGNETAEELTALGEDIFRYFGLGCRNVSKLFVPQGYDFTAFFEAIFAYGDIIHYEKYANNYDYNKAVFLMSNFKLLDNGFLTIKEDTSYASPISSVFYEYYDDIDTIKQKLDAEHEQIQCVVGSGYPHSSLAFGETQKPGLLDYADNVDTILFLSKI; from the coding sequence ATGACGTTAACAGAAACAAAAAAAGCGTTTGCACAGCTCGGTGATTTCTTAGGCCAGTTTAGTTTAGAAAACAGCCAACCTAAAGAAAATGTGTTGTTTAACGATATTTTTTATAACGACTTCTTAGACCTTATACAACTATCGCAATCGCATAACCGCTGGTTTACACCAGAGCAGGTTTATTTTGCCATAGACCAGTGGGCACAGGCTTTAACACAAAGTAACCTTGACAACTGGCTTGCAGGCTACAACCTTGAGGCAGTGCAGCCTAAAACCGTAGGGCTTATACTTGCGGGTAATATTCCGTTGGTAGGTTTCCACGATTTTTTATCGGTAATTGTTGCAGGGCATAAAGTTTTGGTAAAACTATCCTCTAACGATAAATACCTGTTGCCGTTTTTAGCAAAATACCTGATAGCCGTTGCACCCCAACTCGCAGAACAGATAACCTTTACCGAAGGAAAACTGGAAGGTTTTGATGCGGTAATTGCCACAGGCAGTAACAATACCGCACGCTATTTTGAATACTATTTTAAAGATAAGCCAAGCATAATACGCAAGAACCGCAATTCTGTAGCAGTACTTACAGGTAATGAAACTGCTGAAGAGCTTACCGCCCTTGGCGAAGACATCTTCCGTTATTTTGGGCTGGGATGCCGCAATGTGTCTAAACTTTTTGTACCGCAGGGTTATGACTTTACAGCATTTTTTGAAGCGATATTTGCCTACGGCGATATCATTCATTATGAAAAGTATGCCAACAATTACGACTACAACAAAGCCGTATTTTTAATGAGCAACTTTAAGCTGCTCGACAACGGTTTCCTTACCATTAAGGAAGATACAAGTTATGCCTCCCCTATTTCGAGCGTGTTTTATGAATATTATGATGACATTGATACCATAAAACAAAAACTGGATGCAGAACACGAACAGATTCAGTGTGTTGTAGGCAGCGGTTACCCGCACAGCAGCCTGGCATTTGGGGAAACACAAAAACCGGGCTTGTTAGATTATGCAGATAATGTGGATACAATTTTGTTTTTATCAAAAATATAG
- a CDS encoding D-2-hydroxyacid dehydrogenase, with the protein MKVLANDGISKSGIIALEDAGFEVITTKVAQEQVANYINTNDVAVLLVRSATKVRKDIIDTCPGLKIIGRGGVGMDNIDVEYAREKGIHVINTPASSSDSVAELVFAHLFSGVRFLYDSNRQMPLEGDSNFEALKKAYANGIELRGKTLGIIGFGRIGRSVARVALGLGMKVIASDKFVGEAAIRVDFYNGQFINVDIVTEPLEDLFKHADFITLHVPAQDGGYVIGKPEFEIMKDGVGIVNASRGGVIDEVALIDALDSGKVAFAGLDVFEEEPTPAVQVLMHPKVSLTPHIGAATLEAQDRIGTELAEQISSLLKSEK; encoded by the coding sequence ATGAAAGTATTAGCAAACGACGGTATCTCTAAAAGTGGGATCATTGCCCTTGAAGATGCAGGTTTTGAAGTGATAACAACAAAGGTAGCCCAGGAGCAGGTTGCCAATTATATAAATACCAATGATGTTGCTGTACTGCTTGTACGCAGTGCTACTAAAGTACGCAAAGACATTATAGATACCTGCCCGGGCCTTAAGATAATAGGCCGTGGCGGTGTGGGTATGGATAATATTGATGTGGAATATGCCCGCGAAAAAGGCATCCACGTTATTAATACTCCGGCATCATCTTCAGACTCTGTGGCAGAGCTTGTATTTGCCCACCTGTTTAGTGGTGTACGTTTCTTATACGACAGTAACCGCCAGATGCCCCTTGAAGGCGACTCTAATTTTGAGGCACTTAAAAAAGCATATGCCAATGGTATCGAGCTTCGTGGTAAGACCTTGGGTATTATCGGTTTTGGACGTATAGGGCGCTCTGTGGCACGTGTGGCACTGGGACTTGGCATGAAAGTTATTGCATCTGATAAGTTTGTAGGCGAGGCTGCCATCCGTGTAGATTTTTACAATGGGCAGTTTATTAATGTAGACATTGTTACTGAGCCTCTTGAAGACCTTTTTAAGCATGCTGACTTTATTACCCTGCACGTTCCTGCACAGGACGGCGGTTATGTAATAGGCAAGCCTGAATTTGAGATCATGAAAGACGGTGTGGGTATTGTAAATGCATCGCGTGGGGGTGTGATAGATGAAGTTGCCCTTATTGACGCGCTTGACAGTGGCAAGGTAGCTTTTGCAGGCCTTGATGTTTTTGAAGAAGAACCTACCCCAGCTGTGCAGGTACTAATGCACCCAAAAGTATCGCTTACGCCGCACATAGGTGCTGCAACGCTCGAAGCACAGGACCGTATAGGTACAGAGCTTGCAGAGCAGATAAGCAGCCTGCTTAAATCTGAAAAATAA